The genomic DNA GGCCTTTGCCACGCAGGCGCGCCATGCCGAACGCGCGCCCGAGGGTCACCTGTACGCGGGAAACATCAAACGGCAAGGTGTGGAAATCGAAGAACCATTCGCAGACGAAATCACCGACATTCTGCAGGCGCAGCACATCCTGGCTGAGGACGGCGATCCACTCGGTACCGCTGCGGCTGATTAACTCCTTGACCGCTTCCGGGCGTTCCAGGTGATAGGGCTGCACGCGCAAAAGCCCCACATCACAGGAGCGGTCACCCACCGCATTGAGGGCGCAGCTGTCCACTTCCCACCCGGCCGCACGCAAACCGGGCAATAGCCCGTGGCAATCGTCACAAGGATCGACCACAAGCAAACGACGCTGGACAGGTGTAACAACCATGACTATTCCTTGGCGCCAAATTTATTAAAGTTATTTAGAAACAATAGTTTGTGAGGCCTGGCGCTAACACTAGCAAGGAATTGACGCTTTCTTTGTACCGTTTCGCTATAAGTGTTGGCACAAAGCCATTAATCCCGTGTTCGATCAAAAAGGCATGCACCACTGAAACTTTCATTGCGCTTTCAAAACAGGCGCTTACATGACCTCAATCACGGAAAGTTGAAATTTCTTGTCCTAATATGTGACCTGTACCCAGCCATCGTGCATCAGTACAAGTAACCCGCCGCACGGTCAGCCCAACCGCCGGCACTACACTTGAATGGGCATTGAGAGAGAAGACCCCATGAACGCCCCGCTCCGCATCAACGAAGCTCTTTTGATCGCAGACCGTGCTTTCCAGCCCTTTCAGTGTGTGGCCTGGCACGATGGCCATGGCGCCCTGAGCCTGAGCGTCATCGACCGCACCAATACCCGTATCGGCAGCAAACAACTGTCGTCGAGCACTTACACCGACCCGGCACAATTGGAAGACTTGTTGTTGCAAGCTCGCGCAGAGCTCGACAAAGATGGCTATCAGTTGCAGTCATGGGCAATGCCCAAGTAGTAACCGCCGCAACTTCCGATCATTGCCTGCACGCTGAAACAATGATCGGAAGTTGGCCGGATAACGCAGCTTACTGCACCGCTAGAATAAAACGCTCAATCGCTTCGGCGGCACCGTCTTCGACATTGCTGCCGGTAACGACAGTTGCTTGACGCTTGACGGTCTCTTCTGCCTGGCCCATGGCAATCGACAAGCCGGCCACTGCAAACATCGCCGGGTCATTGCCACCGTCACCCATCGCGACCGTTTGCTCAAGCGGTACGCCGAGGTGCTCGGCAAGGGTTTTCAAGGCATCGCCCTTGTTGGCCAACATGGCGGTCACGTCCAGGTAAATCGGTTGTGACCGCGACACGTGGGCCAACCCCTCCACCTTGGGCTGCAATTGCGCCTCCAACTCGACCAACAGCGGCGCATTGTGGCTGGCGGCAACGATCTTGTTGACCCGGTCCAGGTAGGGCTCAAAACTCTCCACAACCCGCGGCCCGTAGCCCAGGCCCGCCGCCTCGACGGCGACCATCGGCCCCGGCGGATCGCGGCGCAGCCATTCGCCGTCGGCGAATACCCACACCTCAACGTCCGGCTCTACCGAAAACAGCGCCAGCGCCACCAGCGCGGCCTCTGCCGGCAGATGATGCGCCAGCAATACGCTGCCGTCGGGGTTGACCAGCGTCCCGCCATTAAACCCGGCGATGGGCACGTCAACGCCGAACGCTTCGGCCATCTGCATCATGGCCCGCGGCGGTCTGCCGCTGGCCAGGCTGAAGAACACCCCGGCGTCGCGCAAGGCACGCACCGCGTCGATCGTGCGTTGGCTGGGCGTGTGGTCGGGGCGCAGCAGCGTCCCGTCCATGTCACTCAATACAAAACGGATGGGATGAATCGCCGCGTCACTCATCCGAGGCTATGCCAGGTGCGGCCATCACGGGCCAGCAAGGCGTCGGACGCCGCCGGGCCGTCTTCACCGGCCTTGTAGGCCTGGATCCCGTCATCTTCCTTCCACGCATCCAGAAACGGCTGCACGGCGCGCCAGCCGTTTTCGATATTGTCGGCGCGCTGGAACAAGGTCTGATCGCCGGTCATGCAGTCGTAGATCAGGGTTTCGTAACCCGTCGACGGCTGCATCTCGAAGAAGTCCTTGTAGTCGAAACCCAGCTCGATATTGGCCATTTCCAGGGTCGGCCCGGGCTTTTTGGCCAGCAGGTCGAACCACATGCCTTCGTTCGGCTGGATCTGGATTTTCAGGTACGTGGGCTTGAGCTCGTCCACGTCGGTATCACGGAATTGCGCATAGGGCGCGTGCTTGAAGCAGATCACGATCTCGGTGTCGCGAATGCTCATGCGTTTGCCGGTGCGCAGGTAGAACGGCACGCCGACCCAACGCCAGTTGTCGATCATCACCTTGAGGGCGACAAACGTCTCGGTGCTGCTGTCGGGGGCGACGTTGGCTTCCTCGCGGTAGCCGGGAAGCGACTTGCCACCGATTTCACCGGCCGTGTACTGGCCGCGTACCGAATTGGCCCGCGCGTCTTCCAGGGACCACGGCCGGATGGCGCCGACCACCTTGGCCTTTTCGCCACGCACTGCGTCGGCGCCAAACGCCGCCGGCGGCTCCATCGCCACCATCGCGAGCAACTGGAACAGGTGGTTGGGCACCATGTCGCGCAGGGTGCCGGTTTTCTCGAAGAAATTACCCCGCGTTTCCACGCCGACGGTTTCCGCCGCCGTGATCTGCACGTGGTCGATGTAATGGTTGTTCCAGAACGCTTCGAACAACACGTTGGAGAAACGGCTGATCAGAATGTTCTGCACCGTTTCCTTGCCCAGGTAATGGTCGATGCGATAGATCTGCTTTTCGCTCATCACCTTGAGCAGGCACGCGTTCAGCGCTTCGGCGGTGGCCAGGTCGGAGCCGAACGGCTTCTCGATGACCACGCGGCGGAACCCCTCAGCGGTTTCGTTAAGCAAGCCGGCACTGCCCAGGCGCTGCACCACGTCACTGAAGAAACGCGGCGCGGTGGCCAGGTAGAACACCGCGTTGCCGGTGCCGCTGTCGGCGATCTTCTTGCCGATGTCGGCATAGGTGCTGTCGTCGAGGAAATCGCCCTCGACGTAGCTGATATTGTTGGCCAGCTTGGCCCACAACTCCGGGTCCAGGGCATTGTCGCCCTTGCCCCGAACCTTGCTCGCGGCTTCGGTGCGGATGAAGTCTTCGAGTTTCTTGGCGAAGTCGGCGTCACTGATGGCGTTGTGATCAACGCCGACAATGCGCAGGCCGTCGCCCAGCAGCCCGTCGCGGCTCAGGTTATACAGCGCCGGCATCAGCAGGCGCTTGACCAGGTCGCCATGGGCACCAAACAGAAACAGCGTGGTGGGCGGTGCAGGTTCGGCCTGGGGTTTCTTGCCGTTGGCGGTCATTTTTTGGAAGTCTCCACGTGGCCGCCAAAGCCGAAGCGCATGGCAGAGAGCATTTTGTCACCGTAGGTGCTTTGCTGGCGCGAACGGAAGCGCGCGAACAGCGACGTGGACAGCACCGGCACCGGCACTGCTTGTTCCATGGCGGCTTCGATGGTCCAGCGGCCTTCACCACTGTCGGCCACAGAGCCGGAGTAGCCATCGAGTTTAGGGTCGGTGGCCAGTGCATCGGCGGTCAGGTCCAGCAACCAGGACGACACCACACTGCCACGGCGCCAGACTTCGGCGATGTCAGCCACATTCAGGTCGAAACGTTCGTGTTCCGGCAGGTTTTCCGAGTTTTTGGTCTTGAGAATGTCAAACCCTTCGGCGAAGGCCTGCATCATCCCGTACTCGATGCCGTTGTGGATCATCTTCACAAAGTGCCCGGAACCGGCCGGGCCTGCGTGAATGTAGCCTTGCTCGGCGCGAGGGTCGGCCGACGCGGAACGGTCCTTGGTGCGCGGGATGCTGCCCAGGCCAGGGGCCAGGCTCTTGAAGATCGGATCGAGGCGCTCCACGGCTTCGACGTCACCGCCGATCATCATGCAGTAGCCACGCTCCAGGCCCCAGACACCGCCGGAAGTGCCGACGTCTACATAGTGCAGGCCTTTTTCCGACAGGGCCTTGGCACGACGGATGTCATCCTTGTACATGGAGTTGCCGCCGTCGATGATCACGTCATCGGCTTCCAGCAGCTCGCTCAGGGTGTTGATGGTGTCTTCGGTCGGTGCGCCTGCCGGCAGCATGACCCAGACCGCGCGAGGCTTTTGCAGCCCGGCGACCAGGGCCTTCAGATCGGCAACGCCGGTGGAGCCCTCTTCGCTCAAGCCTTTTACGAAGGCTTCGTTACGGTCGTATACAACGGTGGTATGCCCATTGAGCATCAGGCGCCGCGCAATGTTACCGCCCATGCGGCCTAGTCCGATAATCCCCAGTTGCATGTGCTGATGCTCCTAACTGCTAAAAAATGTGTGACATAGTTTATAGCGCAATGAGGCTAATGAGGGTTAGTCCAGAGCGGATCCGTGGAGTTTCATGACAAAAAGTGGCCATCCTTTCACCATCACCCTCCAAAAAGTCACAGCGACCACCAAAAATAAAAAAGTTCCATTGCCGGAAAAAAGAATTCAGAATTGTCTCGACTGTTGCCGCGAACCGTCATTCTCCCGTTCCGGCACCGCGATCTACCGGCTATTTGCGAGGTAAGCAATGAGCACAGCACAGATGACCCGCCCGCCACAGACCCTCTACGTCACCGTCCGTCGCGATGAGTTGCGCCAGTTGAAAGACGAACGCGACCAGCTGCAGCAGGAAGTCCAGCGCCTGCGCTCACACTTGCAAGCACAAATCAATCAGGCGGCCGACACCCAGCCCGCCCTTTGCTGAACCTGAGCTGAACGAACCGTTCAGAAATAACTCACGAAGTTTTCACATCCTCCTCCCGATACTCCCGCCGAGATAGGGCCGCACGTAAGCGGCGGCCCACTGTTGCGCGCATGCCTGCGTGGCGACTGAGCAATTTTCGGTTGGAGTACTGGATGGCGATGTTCAAACGCAGCACCAAGTCTGCGAAAGGTTTTGATTGGGCAGGCCTGGGTTGGCTGTTCCTGTTTTTCTGGTACTTCTCGGGTATTACCCAACTCCTGATCCAACTGACCGGCACGTCCGGCTTCAGCGGCTTTCGCCAGGCATTCTTCCTCAGCGCACTGTGGCTGGCGCCCATGCTGTTGTTCCCGCGCCGCACGCGCCTGCTCGCCGCCCTGATCGGCGTGGTGCTGTGGGCCTGTTCCATGGCCAGCCTCGGCTATTTCTTCATCTATCAGCAGGAATTCTCCCAGAGCGTCATCTTCATCATGTTCGAGTCGAACATTTCTGAAGCAGGCGAGTACGCCACCCAGTACTTCGCCTGGTGGATTGTGCTGGCGTTTATCGCCCACACCGCGATGGCCATTTTCCTGTGGACCCGCCTGCGTCCGGTTTACCTGCCGCGCGGCCAGGCAATGCTGGCGGCGGCCGCCATTGTGTTGGCAGTGGTTGGCTATCCGCTGGTGAAACAGATTGCGACCAACCCGACCATGGAGCTGGCCATCGACGGCTTCGAGTCCCGCGTCGAACCTGCCGTGCCCTGGCAGATGATCGTGGCCTACCGTCGCTACACCGAGCAACTGGAAAACATGCAAGGCATGCTGACCAGCGCCAGCCAGATCCCGCCGTTGAAAAACCTCAAGGACACCATGGCGGGCCAGCCGTCGACCCTGGTGCTGGTGATCGGCGAGTCCACCAACCGTCAACGCATGAGCCTCTACGGCTACCCGCGCAATACCACGCCGGAACTGGACAAACTGCGCGACCAGCTGGCGGTGTTCAACAATGTGATCACTCCGCGCCCCTACACCATTGAAGCGCTGCAACAGGTACTGACCTTCGCCGACGAAGAGAACCCGGACCTGTACCTCAAGACGCCGTCGATCGTCAGCGTCATGAAACAGGCCGGCTACAAGACCTACTGGATCACCAACCAGCAGACCATGACCAAGCGCAACACCATGCTCACGACCTTTTCCGAACAGGCCGACGAACAGGTGTACCTCAACAACAACCGCAACCAGAACGCCCGCCAATACGACGGCGACGTGCTGGCGCCGTTTGCCAAGGCCCTGGCCGACCCCACTGAACGCAAATTCATCGTGGTGCATTTGCTCGGCACGCACATGAGCTACCAGTACCGTTACCCGCCGACCTTTGACAAGTTCACTGATCGCCAGGGCGTACCACCCGGCGTGAGCGACGAGCAGCTACCGACCTACAACAGCTACGACAACGCCGTGCTGTACAACGATTTCGTGGTGTCCAGCCTGATCAAGGACTACGCCAAGACCGACCCCAACGGCTTCCTGCTGTACCTCTCGGACCACGGCGAAGACGTGTTCGATTCCGCCGGCCACGGCACGCTTGGCCGCAACGAAGGCAAGCCGACGGCGCCGATGTACACCATTCCGTTCATGGCGTACGCCTCGCCGAAGTGGCGCGAAACCCACGACTGGAGCTTCGCCGGTGACCTGCAGCGGCCTTACAGCAGCTCGCAATTGATTCACACCTGGGCCGATCTTGCCGGGCTGAGTTTTGATGAGTGGGACCGCACCAAGAGCCTGGTCAGCGACAGCTTCAAACCGCGCCCGTTGATCATTGGCGACCCTTACATCGCCCAGAAAAAGGGCTTGATCGACTTCAGCCTGATCAAGCCGAAAAAGCCCGACCCTTCTGAAGTGGTTGCCAAATAACGTCAGGGCTTTGTAACAGAAAGATAACAATCATTCTCGTTAGACCCTAAAGTTCCGCGACTCCTTTCGTCTTTGAGCCAATGCCTTTTCTTTCTGAGAAGGCGAAAAAGACGACAAGGAGTCTGCCGCGATGTTCGCGCCTTTTACCCGTTCCATAACCTTTACCCTCGGCCTGTTCAGTGTGGTGCTCAGCCCTGAACTGCTCGCCGAAACCGAGTCCGAGCAAAACGCTTCAAAAGCCCTCGAGCTGGGTGCCACCAGCATCACGGCCGAAGGCTTGGGCAGTACCACCGAACACACCGGCGCCTACACCACCGGCGCCATGAGTACCGCTACACGCCTGAACCTGTCGGTCAAGGAAACCCCGCAGTCCATCTCGGTGATCACCCGCCAGCAGATGGACGACTTCAACCTCAACACCCTGACCGACGCCCTGCGCCAGACCACGGGCGTGAACGTGCAGCATCTGGACTCGGACCGGGTGGGTTACACGGCTCGCGGTTACTCGATCAGCAACTACCAGGTCGACGGCATGCTCAGTACCTACGGGCGCATGAAGTCCGACTCCGACACCATCATTTACGACCGCATCGAAGTGGTCCGCGGTGCCACCGGCCTGACCACCGGCGCGGGCGATCCTTCGGCCACCGTCAACATGATCCGCAAGCGCCCCACCGCCCAATGGCAAGCCCAGGCCGGCGCCAGTGGTGCCAGCCATGAAAACTATTACAGCTTTGTCGACGTCGGCGGCCCGCTGGCATTCGATGGGCGACTGCGCGGGCGCACCGTAATGGCCTACCGGGATGCCCGATCGTTTCGTGACAGCTACGCCACTCAACGGGAAGTCGGCTACGGAATTCTCGAAGGCGATCTGACGGACGATACCCTGCTCACCGTAGGCTTCGATTACCAGAACAAGCATGTACAAGGCAGCTCGTGGGGCACCCTGCCCTACTGGAACAGCGATGGCAGCAAGGCAAAGCTGCGCCGCTCCGCCAACCTGGCGGCTGACTGGAGTTCCTGGCCACTGAAGGACAAAACCACGTTTGCCTCCATCGACCACAAGCTGTCTGAAGACTGGCGCCTCAAAGCCGCTTACACCCATCGCCAAAGCGACACCGACGGCAAGGTCTACTACGGCGGCGCCGGCGCGCCAAACCCGGATGGCAGCGGCATGACCGCCTGGACCAGCCAGATGACCGGCACCTCGAAAATGGACGTGGTGGATTTCAACCTGTCAGGTTCCTACTCGCTGCTGGGGCGCGAGCATGAACTGATGGTCGGTTACGGCGAATCGCAACAGCGAGACTCCTCGCCTTTCCAGCGTTACAGCGAGCCCGACGGCTACACGGATATCAAAGACTGGCAGCACATGGGCGGTATCCCCAAGTTCCCCGACCGCACCACGGGGCTCAAGGGCGAACACAGCAGCAAAAAGCAGAAGGCCGGTTACCTGGCCACACGCCTGAGCCTGACCGAGCGCCTGCACGCCGTGTTGGGCAGCCGTTACGGCAGTTGGGACATTGAAAGTGTCGAGCCCGACTACAACGCCAGCAACCAACGGATCAGTTCCGCCAAAACCCGCCAGACCCACAACGACATGTGGACGCCCTATGCGGGCTTGCTCTATGACATCACCCCTGAATACACCGCGTATGTCAGCTACACCGACATCTTCAACCCGCAGGATGAACGCAACGCCAGCAAGAAATACCTGGAGCCGGTGGTGGGCAGTAACTACGAAATCGGCCTCAAGGGCAGCCTGCTCAACGAGCGCTTGAACCTGGCGACGGCCGTTTTCTGGAGCACCCAAGACAACGTTGCCGAACTCGACAACTCGGTGCCGCCCGATCCGAAAACCGGTGAGCAGTTCTACAAGTCCGGCGGCAAGGGCAATAAGGTTCAGGGCTTCGAAGCGGAGGTGTCGGGTGAAGTCATGCCGGACTGGAACCTGACGGCCGGCTACAGCTATACCCATTCACTCAACGGCGACAAGCAGCGCAACAACACCGGCCAGCCGTTGAACCTGCTGAAGGTGTCTACCGCCTACCGCCTGCCGGGGGAATGGCGCGGCTTGACAGTCGGTGGCGCAGTGAACTGGCAGAGTGATTTCTACGACTTTGCCTACCGCCCTGTCGGCGGCAGAGACAAGGACGGCCGCCTGATCACTGAACGCACGCGGATCACGCAGCAGGCGTACACCGTGGTCAATCTGATGTCGCGCTACCAGTTCGACGAACATGTTTCTGCGTCAGTTAACGTCAACAACCTATTTGATAAAAAATATTACGAACGTGTCGGGTTTTATAACGGCGTGTATTGGGGAGACCCGCGCTCCATCACGCTTGCCGTGGACTGGAAGCTTTAAAAGTTAACTGCATGCCGCCTTCAAACTTAACGCAATTGTTAAGTTTGAAGGCCCTCCAGTTAAGCTTCGCTTAATCGACCACTCACATAATCGGCCCCACGAGTCTGATCAGGGAGAACAGACACCTCATCACACTTTATGAGAACACCGACGATGAAACTTTCCACTTTGATGCTGGCCGGCCTGATGACACTGACTTCCGCAGCGGCGTTCGCCGAGGGCGGTTCAGAGCGCTCCAAGCAGTTCTACAAGGACTTCACCTTCGTGCAGCAGCAGACTCACGGCATTCACCAACAAACCGCCATGGCCGACGGCAAAGACGTCAAGACCAATACCGTTGAACAGAAAAGTTCAGAGCAACAATCCAATAGCTGATTTAATTTTTATTTAATGTTTAGTTAATCCGCATTACCCTGTGCCATCCCGCTCCGTTGGCAAAGGTTAACTTGGCGCCATTTAATGGCGCCTTTTTTTTGCCTTTAAATTATTAAAGCGGTTTGCTCCAGAACAACATGCGACCGTGGGCTGGATCAAATATGGAATCGTCAAAGCCAAACTTGCGATAGGCCGACTGCGCCACTTCATTACCTTCCAGCACCTCCAGCGTGATCTTGCAGCAACCGCGCTGACGGGCGATCTCCTCAACCTTCTGCAACATCTTGTGGCTCAGCCCCAAACCGCGAAACTGATTCATCACCACCACGTCATGAACGTTGACCAGCGGGCGGCAGGCAAAGGTCGAAAACCCTTCAAAGCAATTGATCAGACCGGCCGGTTCACCGCCGACAAACGCCAGCACGCTGAACGCATGCGGGCGTTTGGCCAGTTCGGCGGGCAACTGTTGCAGCAGGTCGGCCGGCAATGAATGGCCGCCGCCCATCGGGTCTTGCGCATAGTGATTGAGCAGCAGGCCAATGGCCTCGGCGTGCACGGCGTTGGTATAGCTGGCTTGCAGCACCAGGATGTCGGGGGTGTCCATTTCCTTCCTCGATAACGGCCACAAGGGAATCGGCTCCCTTTGAGGGCGTTGATTGTAAGCGGGCAGCCCGCAGAAGATGAAGGAGATTAGCTACAAATGCCCGTCAGAAAGTACGCACATTCCGCGTAATTTCAGGTGCCGAAACGCTGCAACTGCATTTCTTGCAGGCGACTCAAGGTGCGGCGGAACGCAAACGCCAGATAACCCTCGGTGTAGAGGTTTTCCAACGGCACGCGGGCCTCGATGAACAACGGCACCTTGCGGTCGTAGCACTCGTCCACCAATGCAATAAAACGCCGCACGCTGTCATCGTGTACCGACAGCTCCGGCAGCTCTCGATCGCCGGCCACCACGCGCTGGACACCGTCTTCGGTACCGCGGGCGATTTTCGCCGGGCGTGTTTGTGCACTCAGGTTCGGGACGTCACCCAGCAGGATGGCCTTGAAACGATCGCATAACAGCATGAAGTCCATGGCTGCCAGCGGTTGCTCACACAGCTCGGCATAGCGACACCAAAGCACGGTGTCGCTGGACTGTACCGCCTCAATCGAGCGATAGCCGACACTGACCGGCCCACCGCGCACCGCCCGCCCTTCGCTCAACTGCCGGAACACGTCAGCCAGCGCGCCCGGTTGATTGATCCAATAGCGCTGCAGGCCGATGCCCGGATGCAAACGGTGGTCCTCATCGCCATCCACCGCCACCACCTGCATATGCTGCTTGATCGCTGCAATGCCTGGCAGGAAACGCTCGCGGTTGAAGCCCCCGGCATACAGTTGATCAGGCGGCTGGTTGGAGGTGCAGACCATCACCACGCCCTTCTCGAACATCACCTGAAACAAACGGCCAAGCATGATGGCGTCGCCGATGTCATTGACGAACAATTCATCAAAACACAGCACCCGCACTTCCCGGCTCAATTCACGGGCCAGCGCCTGCAATGGATCCTGAGTACCCGTGAGCTGGAACGAGCGCTGGTGCACCCAGCCCATGAAGTGATGAAAGTGTTGACGTCGGGCGGGCACTTGCAGGCTTTGATAAAACTGGTCCATCAGCCAGGTCTTGCCGCGCCCCACCGGCCCCCACAGGTATACGCCCCTGGTTGGCGAACACCCTTGGTGCAAGGCCTGGTGACAAGCTTGCAAGGCATCAACCGCCCGGCGCTGGGCGTCGTCGGGCGCGAAGCCTTGCTGGGTGATGGCATGTTGGTAAGCGGCGAGCGGCGAGTCGAAAGTCATGGGGGCCAGTATGACTTACAGGGAAATATCCAGCCGTGAAATCTTGCCCTGCTCATTCAGGCGAAAGGTGTAGCGCAACTCCAGCGGGCTACCGGGAAAGTTGCCGGAAACGACGTTGCTGACCAACACCTTGCCGGTGCGATGCTGCACGTTCAGCACTTCAACCCGTGGCTGATAGCGCCGCCCGGTATCCTCCATCCAGCGCGCAATGGCGGCAGGACCGACCTGATGCTCGCCTTCATCGAACACATTGGCATCGTCGGCAAAGCACTGGGCAACCGCAGAGGTGTCGCGGGCATTGGCGGCCGCGATGTAGGCCTTGATGGCCGGGGCCAGTTCTGGAACGGACATGGCACAGCTCCTTTTTTGATGATTTGTAGCGCCATGCTAAGCCAGGGACGTGTCAGTTTTTGTCAGGAGTAAACGGCCCGCTTTCATTCTGTTCCATCAATTTTCGCCAGCCGCGCAGCAGGTCACTGCGCCGCCCCGGGTAGCGTTCACCGCGGGCCTCAGCGGTCGCTACGCGATCGGTGCGAAAGGTGCGATAAGCACCGCGCAACTCGCACCAGGCCACAATCACCCGCACTTCGTTGAGAAAGCCCAGCGCAAGTGGCCAGATCAGACGCTGGCTCTGGGTTTGGCTGGCGTCCGCATAATCGATATGCAGCTTGGCCTGATGGCGGATGGCATCGCGAAACATATTCAGCGGCACACGGTTTTCCGGGTAACCAAAACCCGGCGGGCCGGGTAGCAAGGTCGGGTTACGCAGGGCTTCCTGGGCGGCGGGATCCAGCACATCGGCGATCTTGGCCAGGGCATTGGCCGCGGCGCGGCTCAATACATCATCGCCACGCTGATCCACATAGCGCAGCCCCAGCACGATGGCCTCGGTTTCCTCGGCATTGAGCATCAACGGCGGCAAAAACAATCC from Pseudomonas tolaasii NCPPB 2192 includes the following:
- a CDS encoding helix-turn-helix transcriptional regulator, with amino-acid sequence MSRTTRLLTLLQALRGKKRPVTAAVLAAQLEVSERTLYRDIAELTALGAPIFGEAGVGYVLRSGLFLPPLMLNAEETEAIVLGLRYVDQRGDDVLSRAAANALAKIADVLDPAAQEALRNPTLLPGPPGFGYPENRVPLNMFRDAIRHQAKLHIDYADASQTQSQRLIWPLALGFLNEVRVIVAWCELRGAYRTFRTDRVATAEARGERYPGRRSDLLRGWRKLMEQNESGPFTPDKN